The DNA region TTAGCTGGTGGAGTAAAAAAATAAAATACTGGTTTAAGAGAAGGCACAATATTGAAATTACTCCGGATGAGATACTTTTGGATGCGAGTAATCTGCCGAATTTTGACACTGATCAATTCGAAGGTCGGCTTGAAAAACCAATTTCTAAAAAATCTTTGAAGCTGGTGTTTGTGTTTTTTGTTACCATAAGTGTTTTACTTTTTGCTCGAACTTGGTTTTTACAGGTCCAACAGGGCGAAGCTTTTCTTGAAAGGAGCGAGAATAATCGTCTTCGTTACACTTTTATATTTTCTAATCGCGGAATAATTTATGACCGTAACGGTCAGGAGTTGGTCTTTAATGTCAGGGATGACACTGAAGATTTTTCAAAAAGAAAGTATCTTGAAATCCCGGGTTTCTCTCACCTTTTAGGTTATGTTAAATACCCAAGTAAAGACAAGCACGGTTTTTACTGGGAAACCAATTATGTTGGTAAGAGCGGTGTTGAACTTGCTTTTAACGAAATCTTACTTGGAGAAAATGGTTTGAAGATTGTTGAAACCGATGCTTTTAATGAAATTCATTCTCAAGCTGTTACCAAACCGCCGAAAGATGGCAATAATGTTTATTTATCTATTGATGCTGGAATCCAAGCTAAATTATTTGAAATAATTTCTAAAACCGCTGGGACCTTCAACTATCAAGGTGGGTCCGGTGCAATTATGAATGTCAAAACCGGCGAGCTTATCGCCGCGACAAGTTTTCCAGAATATAGTTCAGAGATTCTAAGTAACGGTAAACAGGAGGAGATTGAGAGTTATTTGAACGACAAGAATAACCCTTTTCTTTATCGACTAATTGGCGGTCTTTATGCTCCGGGTTCAGTGGTCAAGCCCTTCCTCTCGGTCGCTGCTTTGAATGAAGGAGTCATAGATCCAAAAAAACAGATTTTAAGCACTGACCGAATGGCAGTACCGAACCCATATGTCCCCGGACAATTCTCATATTTTACTGATTGGAAAGCACATGGCTGGGTGGATATGATTGATGCCCTAGCTTTTTCTTCAAATATTTATTTCTACCACATTGGCGGTGGGTTTGGTGAACAGAGAGGTCTTGGAATCAGTAAAATTAATAAATATCTTTCGGACTTTGGGATTGGCGAAATAACCAAAATTAAATTGTCAGGCGAAGTTTCCGGCACTATTCCGAATCCAGAGTGGAAGAAATCTCGTTTTGACGATGACTGGAGACTTGGTGATACCTATAATACCTCAATCGGACAATACGGTTTTCAGGTTACTCCAATTCAAATTTTAAGAGCCGTTTCGGCTTTGGCTAATGGTGGCAATCTTTTAACACCATCTTTACTGAAGGGAGGGGAAGGGAATAAAGACTCTTATAGTCTGTCACTGACAAGGGAATCTTTTGAAATTACAAGATTGGGAATGAGGCGGGCTGTTGAAAAAGGAACAGCGTCTGGGTTAAATGTTCCTTACGTTTCAGTGGCAGCAAAAACAGGAACAGCTGAAATAGGCAGGTCCTTTATCCACTCTTGGATTGTTGGATTTTTTCCGTTTGAAAATCCGAAATATGCTTTTGTTGTAGTTATGGAAAGGGGTCCGTATAGTAATACCACCGGTGGGGTTTATGTGATGAGGCAGTTGTTGGATTGGATGAATCAGAATACACCGGAGTATTTTAAATAAAAAAACACTCCGACTACGTGTCGGAGTGTTGCGGGCTGTCGTGAACCAGAACTCTCGTTCTTGTGCTGTTCTCTTTTCCCTCCGTGTTATTTGGATCTGGAAGGGCAGCGGCTATTTGCTCGGCACTGTTGCCTCACGATGTACCTCCGACAGTTGCGGAGAAGTGCTTTGATTGGAAAGCCAACCATGGTGCCTATACCCCAAACCCCAATTTTAGTTGACTTTTTTGACCCTGTTGATACAATTCATCTCACTAAAATTAAGCAAAAATAAGATGGAAGTTACAGAATATTTAACTCAAGAAAAGTTTGATGAGCTTCAAAAAGAGTTGGAGTATCTCAAAAAAGATAAAAGGAAAGAGATAGCCGAACAGCTTGAGTATGCTCGATCTCTTGGCGATTTGTCCGAAAACGCGGAATACCACGAAGCTCGAGAAGAACAGGCAAATTTGGAAGACAGGATCGTGAAGATAGAAAATCTCTTGAAGAACGCGAGCATAGTATCTTCGTCTGGTGGAAAGGAAGTTTCGATAGGTTCTACAGTCGTTGTTCAAAGAGATAAAGAAAATGAATCTAAGACTTTTACTATAGTTGGTTCTGAAGAAGCCGACATGTCGGTTGGCAAGATTTCTGTTAGGTCTCCATTCGGAGAATCTGTTTTAGGAAGAAAGAAAGGGGACGAATTTTCTTTTAAAACTCCGACCGGGGCCGCTAAATACAAGATTATCTCGGTGAAGTAGTTATTCCATAAAAGCCCCCGCCCTTTGGGCGGGGGCTTTAGGTATGCTAAAATAATCAGCGTAATTAAAATTTTTAAAGGCAATGTCTACTCTAGAAAACATTAGATCAGAGCGTCTTAAAAAAATAGAAATTTTAAAAGAAAACGGTCTTAATCCTTATCCGGCCAAAACAGAGCGAGATCTTGAAATCTCTCAATTTATAGAAAATTTTGATCAATATCTTTCTTCGGCAGAGGAGCATGTTTTAGCAGGCAGAATTATGTCAATCCGTAGCCACGGGGGCTCAACCTTTTTAGATATTTTTGATGGTACGGAAAAGGTTCAAATATTTCTTTCAGAAGCCGAAGTTGGAGAAAAATCTTACGAGCTTTTCAAACACACAACAGACCTTGGAGATTTCGTCGAAGTAAAAGGCAAAGCTTTTCAAACTCAGCGCGGCGCCAAGAGTTTAGCCGCCAATTTCTGGACAATGCTTTCCAAGAGCTTGCTACCAATTCCGGATGAATGGTATGGCCTCAAAGACGAAGATGAAAGGTATCGAAAGCGATTTCTTGATTTGCTTTTGAATAAAGATCTTCGAAGTTTATTTGAGAAAAAAGCTAAGTTTTGGAATGAGACTCGAAATTTTCTTATTGAAAGAGGTTTTCTTGAAGTTGAAACCCCAACACTTGAATTAACAACGGGTGGCGCTGAAGCCAGACCATTTCAAACCCATCATAATGACTTTGACTTGGATGTTTATCTCCGAATTTCTGTTGGTGAATTGTGGCAGAAGCGCTTGATGGCCGCCGGTTTTCCAAAAACTTTTGAAATCGGCCGAGTTTACAGAAATGAAGGTACGAGTCCAGAACATCTGCAAGAGTTTACCAACGTGGAATTTTATGCCGCTTACATGGATTATGAAGAAGGTATGAATTTAACTGAAGAAATGATAAAAACAGTTGTCTATAAAGTTTTTGGAACTTACAAGTTTTCCGCCAAAGGTCATGAATTTGATTTGGAAAGTAAGTGGCCGAGAATAGATTATGTTGAGACGGTAAAGAAAATGGCGGGGATTGATATTTTGAATGCTTCTGAAAAAGAAATGAAAGATAAACTCGATGAATTAGAAGTTAAATATGATGGTGATAATAGAGAAAGGTTAACAGATACTTTATGGAAATATTGTCGCAAACAAATTAGCGGTCCGGCCTGGCTTATCAATCATCCTAAAATAGTCTCGCCACTGTCAAAAGCTAAAAAAGATAATCCAAAGTTAACTGAAAGAGTCCAGCTTCTTTTAGCCGGAGCGGAAATGACAAATGGATTTTCGGAGTTAAATGATCCGCTTGACCAAAGAGAGAGATTTGAAATTCAACAAAAACTTCTTGAAGAAGGGGATGAAGAGGCGATGATGGCTGATTGGGAATTCGTAGAAATGCTTGAATACGGTATGCCACCAACTTTTGGTTTTGCATATGGAGAAAGACTTTTTGCAACATTAGCTGGACTTCCAGTTAGAGAAACCCAACTATTTCCTCTGATGAGGCCGAGAGAATAAGAAACCTATAAATCTACACCAAAAAACCGCCTTCTGGCGGTTTTTTGGTGTTAGGCACAGTTGTGGATAACTTTCTTTTCAGTATTTTGGAATTTTGTGGTATATTTTCCCTTGAAGTGGGATAAAGTGGGAAATATGAAAATAGTTAAGAGAACTTACACTGTCCATTTTAAAAACAACAAGCTCCCGCTTGAATTCCTGGTTCTTTGTAATAAGAAAATTGGTCGGAGGGTCAAAGTTAAACGAGCTTAAATATGTTACTTATCGGCGAATACATCCACACCCTGGACGATAAAAAGCGGGTCTCTTTACCTTCCAAATTCAGGAAGGCGGTTGGTCGGAAAATAATCGCGACAAGAGGTCTTGATAATTGTCTATTTATCTACGAATTGTCTGAATGGCAAAAAATCGCACAGAAACTTTCTGATTCAGGGATGGGACGAGCTGACAAAAGAAGCTTTGACCGATTTTTCCTGTCTTCGGCTGTTGAAATGGAAGTTGATAACGCTGGGCGATTTCTTATCCCAGAGCATTTGAGAGATTTCGCTGATCTGAAAGGAAAAATTGTTTTTGCCGGTGTAGGAAACAGAATAGAAGTCTGGAACGAAAACCGTTGGACTGAATACAAAAACAGGATAGACAAAGAAGCCGATATTTTAGCTGAAAAATTGGGAGAAATCGGAGCGTTTTAATTAGGCGTTAGGGAATTAGGCTTTAGGCGTTAGACAATTTCTAATTTCTAGAGCCTAGGACCTAGAGCCTAGAGACTAATATATGCACGTTCCCGTTCTTTTAAAAGAAACAATAGACTGCTTAGGATTTACTGATAAAGACAAGATTTTTCTAGATGCGACTGTTGGAGCAGGCGGGCATAGTTTGGAAATTTGCAAACGGTTCCCTTGGCTTCAGATAATTGCTATTGATGCGGATGAAGAAGCTCTAAGTTTGGCGGAAGAAAATCTGAAAATCGGCGGTTGTCAGTTTGAAGTTAAGATTGAAAATTTCCGAAATCTTGCCAAGACCATGGATGAATTGGGTATTCAGAAAGTTGACAAGATTTTGTTTGATATCGGAATGTCCTCCATGCACATTGATATTTCGGGCAGGGGATTTAGTTTCCAAAAAGACGAGCCGCTTCTCATGACGATGAAAAAAGAGTTGGAAGGATCATTGACTGCCTATGAAATAGTAAACAGCTGGCCGAAAGATGAAATTGAAAAAATTCTTAGAGATTACGGCGAAGAGTCTTTTGCCAGAAAAATTGCCGAGCAGATTGTGAAAGAAAGAAAGAAGGGGCCTATAAAAACCACCCTTGATTTGGTCAAAGTGATTGAAGATGCGACCCCGAAATTTTACCGACACAAAAGAATTCATCCGGCGACTAAAACTTTCCAAGCGATTCGGATAGCTGTAAACGACGAACTTGAATCGCTGAAAGAGGGGATAGGTCAGGCGTTTGAGAGGTTGAGAGTTGGTGGTCGGCTGGCAGTCATATCATTTCATAGTTTGGAAGACAGGATAGTAAAGAAAAATTTTAAAGAACTTGAAAAAAACGGTAAGGGCAAATTGATAACAAAAAAACCTCTAACTGCAAGTTTTGAAGAAATAAAAATCAATTCAAGAAGTAGGAGCGCAAAATTAAGAGTAATAGAAAAAATTTAAAAAAATGAACACTTTGTCAAAAACCATAACAGTTTTCAAAAGAAGGCAGAAACCCGTGTCTTGGTTTTTATTTTTTTTGGCTTCTGTTCTTGTTTTATCTTATTTATTGAGCGTAAATTTGACTGTATTCAGTACTGCCAAACGAGTGAAGATTAATAAAGAAATAAATCTCTTGAATTTTCAGGTTGGGCAATTAGAATTTGAGCTTCTCTCAAAGAAAAATGAAATAAATATGAATTTGGCTCGTTCGTTGGGTTTTGACGAAGCTCGTGACGTCAGGTTTATTTCTAGAAAATCAGTTGCTACAATACTTGGGACGGCTAATATTCAATGAGAATTGAGTTAAATCAGGTCTATGAAAAATAAAAAATCGCCAGCCTTCAGAATCTGGCTTTTGTTTTTTGGTATTTCGGCTTTTGCCCTGATTTTGGTTTTTCGACTTTATCATTTGCAAATTCTACAAGGTGAAGTCTACAAAGAAAGAGCCGAGAAACAGTATTATTTTCCTCAAACTAATATTTTTAATCGCGGTTCAATTTTCTTTACCAATAAGGATGGAACATCATTTCCAGCCGCCTTGCAAAAGAACAGTTTTTCGGTCGTGGTCAATCCTTCTGTAATAAGAAGCCATGATTTCTTGTTTTACCAAATTTCTTCAATTATCGATTTGGACGAGGAAGATTTTATTGGAAAGCTTAGCAAGGGTGGGGATTATCAAAAAATTGCTTCTAATCTTGATGTTGCAACCGCTGAAAAAATAAAAAAATTGAATTTGATTGGTGTTAGTGTTGAACATCAAAAAGAGCGGGTTTATCCAGCTGGCAACTTAGCTTCCCATGCTTTGGGTTTTGTTGGTTTTGTGGAGCATAGTCGAGTTGGCCAATATGGCATCGAAAGATATTATGAAAATACTTTAAAGAGAGAAAACCAATCAGTTTTTGTAAATTTCTTTGCAGAGGTTTTTGCTGGTATAAAAGACAGCGTTTCCATTGCGGAAGTTCAGGAGAAGGAGGGAGATGTTTTAGTCTCAATAGAACCACAAGTTCAGGCTTTTGTTGAAGAAGAGTTAAGAGATTTAAACAAAAATTTTAATTCACGTTATTCTGGGGCGATTGTGATAAATCCCAAAGACGGAGCGATTGTTGCAATGGCTTCCCATCCGGATTTTGACCCAAACAATTATGGAAAAGAGTCTTCAAATTCAATCTTTATTAATCCGTTGGTCGAGAATGTCTATGAGATGGGTTCAATTATCAAAGCTCTGACTTTAGCCGCGGGTTTGGATTTTGGCACAATTAAACCGGAATCTACTTATTTTGATCCAGGGGTTATAACTTTGAACAATCGCCAGATTTCAAATCACGATGGTCGTGGGCGCGGACTTGTTGATATGCAGACAGTCTTAAACGAATCTTTAAACACCGGCGCATCTTTTATTGTCCAGCAAATGGGTAATCAAAATTTTGCCAGATACATGTTTGATTTTGGTCTGGGAGAAGCATCTGGAATTGATTTGCCAAACGAAGCCGTTAATATTGTTTCCAACTTGAGCAGTAGTCGAGATTTGGAATATGCCACCGCTTCTTTCGGACAAGGCATTGCTTTAACTCCGGTTTCAACAGCCCGCGCTTTGTCGGTTTTGGCTAACGGCGGTTATCTAATCAATCCTCATTTAACAAAAAAGGTTCAGTACAAAAATGGTTTTTCGCGCCAGATTTCTTATCAATCTGGTAAAAGAGTCTTAAAACCGGAAACTTCAGAAGAGATAAGCAGAATGCTGGTTAAAACTTTTGATGAAGCGCTTTTAGGGGGCAGTTTGAAGATGGAAAATTATAGTATCGCGGCAAAAACCGGTACCGCCCAAGTAGCGAAGGAAGGCGGGCGAGGTTATTATGACGACAGGTTTTTGCATACTTTTTTTGGTTATTTCCCCGCTTTCGACGCTAAATTTTTGGTCTTTCTGTTTACTTACGATCCGAAAGGCGTAAGATATGCTTCCGAATCTTTATCTGTGCCGTTTATGGATATTGCCAAATATCTCATCAATTATTATGAAATAACGCCGGACAGATAATGACGGCCTGCAAGATATGAAAGATTTTCTTAAAAAAACCATTGTTCATCTTATTACTTTTGAATCTAAGCTGATAATCAAAAAATATCAGCCGAAGATTGTTGCTATCACCGGCAGTGTCGGCAAAACCGGCACCAAAGATGCAGTTCACGCTCTTTTTTCTAAATTGTTCTATGCCGAAAAAAGTCCAAAAAGTTTTAACAGCGAAGTTGGGATTCCACTTTCAATTATCGGTGGCCAAAAAAGTGGGTGGAGAAATCCGCTATCTTGGCTTAAGGTTGTTTTGGACGGCTTATTTTTAATTATTTTACCAAATCATTATCCGAGGTGGCTAATTCTCGAGGTTGGGGCTGACAGGCCGGGAGACATAGAGGAAATTTCAAATTGGCTGAAAACTGACGTTGCGATCTTCACCAGAATGAGCGAAGTGCCGGTTCACGTTGAGTTTTTTGATTCACCGCAATCAGTCTTAAAAGAAAAAATGTTTTTGTTAAAATCTCTTAGGTCGGAGCAGGGCGTTGCAGTTTACAATTACGATGATGAAATTATAAGAAGGGAGATTGAGGACAGAAAAGAATTGACCAAGTTGTCTTATGGTTTTGACAAAAAAGCCAGAGTCTCTGCTTCAAACTATGCAATTATTTATGATAGAAAAACTGGTTTTCCTTCGGGTATAAATTTCAAAATTAATTTTGATGGTTCAAGTGTACCAGCCACGATTTACGACACAGTTGGCCGTCAGCAAGTTTATGCTGTCTTGGCCGGGGTTACGGCCATTTTGTCTCAAGGTGGTAATCCAGTAAAAGCAATTGAAGGTCTTCTTGATTATAGAAGTCAGCCGGGCCGAATGAAGATTTTAGAAGGTGTAAAAAATTCTCTTATTATTGACGATAGCTACAATTCTTCTCCGGTTGCCCTGTTTGAATCGCTTGATACTTTGAAATCTATCAAGTGCGCTGGAAGAAAAATTGTAATTTTGGGCGATATGATGGAGATAGGACGCTATTCAATTGACGAACATAAAAAAGCCGGAGCTTTAGTGGCCGAGTTTGCCGATTTTATTTTTACTGTTGGTGTTCGAGCAAAATGCATCAATGATGGCGCTTTAGAAAGGGGGTTTTCGCCTGAAAAAATTTTTAATTTTGGCGATTCCAGAGAAGCCGGAAAACAAGTGGAAATTATGGTTCAGCCAGGCGACATCGTCTTAGTAAAAGGTTCACAATCAGCTAGAATGGAGCGGGCAGTTGAAGAAA from Candidatus Paceibacterota bacterium includes:
- the lysS gene encoding lysine--tRNA ligase, encoding MSTLENIRSERLKKIEILKENGLNPYPAKTERDLEISQFIENFDQYLSSAEEHVLAGRIMSIRSHGGSTFLDIFDGTEKVQIFLSEAEVGEKSYELFKHTTDLGDFVEVKGKAFQTQRGAKSLAANFWTMLSKSLLPIPDEWYGLKDEDERYRKRFLDLLLNKDLRSLFEKKAKFWNETRNFLIERGFLEVETPTLELTTGGAEARPFQTHHNDFDLDVYLRISVGELWQKRLMAAGFPKTFEIGRVYRNEGTSPEHLQEFTNVEFYAAYMDYEEGMNLTEEMIKTVVYKVFGTYKFSAKGHEFDLESKWPRIDYVETVKKMAGIDILNASEKEMKDKLDELEVKYDGDNRERLTDTLWKYCRKQISGPAWLINHPKIVSPLSKAKKDNPKLTERVQLLLAGAEMTNGFSELNDPLDQRERFEIQQKLLEEGDEEAMMADWEFVEMLEYGMPPTFGFAYGERLFATLAGLPVRETQLFPLMRPRE
- a CDS encoding penicillin-binding protein 2, with protein sequence MKNKKSPAFRIWLLFFGISAFALILVFRLYHLQILQGEVYKERAEKQYYFPQTNIFNRGSIFFTNKDGTSFPAALQKNSFSVVVNPSVIRSHDFLFYQISSIIDLDEEDFIGKLSKGGDYQKIASNLDVATAEKIKKLNLIGVSVEHQKERVYPAGNLASHALGFVGFVEHSRVGQYGIERYYENTLKRENQSVFVNFFAEVFAGIKDSVSIAEVQEKEGDVLVSIEPQVQAFVEEELRDLNKNFNSRYSGAIVINPKDGAIVAMASHPDFDPNNYGKESSNSIFINPLVENVYEMGSIIKALTLAAGLDFGTIKPESTYFDPGVITLNNRQISNHDGRGRGLVDMQTVLNESLNTGASFIVQQMGNQNFARYMFDFGLGEASGIDLPNEAVNIVSNLSSSRDLEYATASFGQGIALTPVSTARALSVLANGGYLINPHLTKKVQYKNGFSRQISYQSGKRVLKPETSEEISRMLVKTFDEALLGGSLKMENYSIAAKTGTAQVAKEGGRGYYDDRFLHTFFGYFPAFDAKFLVFLFTYDPKGVRYASESLSVPFMDIAKYLINYYEITPDR
- the greA gene encoding transcription elongation factor GreA produces the protein MEVTEYLTQEKFDELQKELEYLKKDKRKEIAEQLEYARSLGDLSENAEYHEAREEQANLEDRIVKIENLLKNASIVSSSGGKEVSIGSTVVVQRDKENESKTFTIVGSEEADMSVGKISVRSPFGESVLGRKKGDEFSFKTPTGAAKYKIISVK
- the murF gene encoding UDP-N-acetylmuramoyl-tripeptide--D-alanyl-D-alanine ligase — encoded protein: MKDFLKKTIVHLITFESKLIIKKYQPKIVAITGSVGKTGTKDAVHALFSKLFYAEKSPKSFNSEVGIPLSIIGGQKSGWRNPLSWLKVVLDGLFLIILPNHYPRWLILEVGADRPGDIEEISNWLKTDVAIFTRMSEVPVHVEFFDSPQSVLKEKMFLLKSLRSEQGVAVYNYDDEIIRREIEDRKELTKLSYGFDKKARVSASNYAIIYDRKTGFPSGINFKINFDGSSVPATIYDTVGRQQVYAVLAGVTAILSQGGNPVKAIEGLLDYRSQPGRMKILEGVKNSLIIDDSYNSSPVALFESLDTLKSIKCAGRKIVILGDMMEIGRYSIDEHKKAGALVAEFADFIFTVGVRAKCINDGALERGFSPEKIFNFGDSREAGKQVEIMVQPGDIVLVKGSQSARMERAVEEIMNDPMKKEELLVRQEQSWRF
- the rsmH gene encoding 16S rRNA (cytosine(1402)-N(4))-methyltransferase RsmH, whose translation is MHVPVLLKETIDCLGFTDKDKIFLDATVGAGGHSLEICKRFPWLQIIAIDADEEALSLAEENLKIGGCQFEVKIENFRNLAKTMDELGIQKVDKILFDIGMSSMHIDISGRGFSFQKDEPLLMTMKKELEGSLTAYEIVNSWPKDEIEKILRDYGEESFARKIAEQIVKERKKGPIKTTLDLVKVIEDATPKFYRHKRIHPATKTFQAIRIAVNDELESLKEGIGQAFERLRVGGRLAVISFHSLEDRIVKKNFKELEKNGKGKLITKKPLTASFEEIKINSRSRSAKLRVIEKI
- the mraZ gene encoding division/cell wall cluster transcriptional repressor MraZ, giving the protein MLLIGEYIHTLDDKKRVSLPSKFRKAVGRKIIATRGLDNCLFIYELSEWQKIAQKLSDSGMGRADKRSFDRFFLSSAVEMEVDNAGRFLIPEHLRDFADLKGKIVFAGVGNRIEVWNENRWTEYKNRIDKEADILAEKLGEIGAF
- a CDS encoding penicillin-binding transpeptidase domain-containing protein → MISWWSKKIKYWFKRRHNIEITPDEILLDASNLPNFDTDQFEGRLEKPISKKSLKLVFVFFVTISVLLFARTWFLQVQQGEAFLERSENNRLRYTFIFSNRGIIYDRNGQELVFNVRDDTEDFSKRKYLEIPGFSHLLGYVKYPSKDKHGFYWETNYVGKSGVELAFNEILLGENGLKIVETDAFNEIHSQAVTKPPKDGNNVYLSIDAGIQAKLFEIISKTAGTFNYQGGSGAIMNVKTGELIAATSFPEYSSEILSNGKQEEIESYLNDKNNPFLYRLIGGLYAPGSVVKPFLSVAALNEGVIDPKKQILSTDRMAVPNPYVPGQFSYFTDWKAHGWVDMIDALAFSSNIYFYHIGGGFGEQRGLGISKINKYLSDFGIGEITKIKLSGEVSGTIPNPEWKKSRFDDDWRLGDTYNTSIGQYGFQVTPIQILRAVSALANGGNLLTPSLLKGGEGNKDSYSLSLTRESFEITRLGMRRAVEKGTASGLNVPYVSVAAKTGTAEIGRSFIHSWIVGFFPFENPKYAFVVVMERGPYSNTTGGVYVMRQLLDWMNQNTPEYFK